One window of Nocardia sp. NBC_00508 genomic DNA carries:
- a CDS encoding ABC transporter permease produces the protein MKYLVANFSEIMGFTATHLYLALVPLLLALVIAVPVGALVRRVSWLRRVTVTAASLAYTIPSLALLVIIPPLVGISAIDPLNVIIALTVYSTALLVIAVPAALDSVPASVLDAADAVGYGPLRRTLTVDMPLAVPVFVSSLRVVVVTNIAMVSVGALIGVGGLGKLFTQGYQRDYPDEIVAGVIVTLALALVADRVVYALGRWSTPWVRADARAAKAKGGAA, from the coding sequence ATGAAATATCTCGTCGCGAACTTCTCGGAGATCATGGGGTTCACCGCGACCCATCTCTACCTCGCGCTGGTGCCGCTGCTGCTGGCATTGGTGATCGCGGTTCCGGTCGGCGCGCTGGTGCGGCGGGTGTCGTGGCTGCGGCGGGTCACGGTGACCGCCGCGAGCCTGGCCTACACCATTCCGTCGCTGGCGCTGCTGGTGATCATTCCGCCACTGGTGGGGATTTCGGCCATCGATCCGCTGAACGTGATCATCGCCCTCACCGTGTATTCCACGGCGTTGCTGGTGATCGCGGTGCCCGCTGCGCTGGATTCGGTGCCCGCCTCCGTGCTCGACGCGGCCGACGCGGTCGGCTACGGCCCGCTGCGCCGCACGCTCACGGTGGATATGCCGCTCGCGGTCCCGGTCTTCGTGTCCAGCCTGCGTGTGGTGGTGGTGACCAATATCGCGATGGTGTCGGTTGGCGCACTGATCGGGGTCGGCGGGCTCGGCAAGCTGTTCACCCAGGGCTATCAGCGCGACTATCCGGACGAGATCGTCGCGGGCGTCATCGTGACGCTGGCTCTCGCGTTGGTCGCCGACCGCGTGGTGTACGCCCTCGGCCGCTGGTCGACACCGTGGGTGCGCGCGGATGCCAGGGCCGCGAAAGCGAAAGGCGGTGCCGCATGA
- a CDS encoding ABC transporter ATP-binding protein → MSDIEFSGISKTYPDGTHAVADLDLRIESGSFTVFVGPSGCGKTTSMRMINRMIVPSSGTISIAGEDISTLDPVRLRLGIGYVIQSGGLLPHRTVVDNVATVPVLRGDSRRAARAAALEVLDRVGLDRSLAGRYPAQLSGGQQQRVGVARALAADPPILLMDEPFSAVDPVVRAELQVEMQRLQAELHKTIVFVTHDIDEAITLGDRVAVFGRGGVLQQYDPPRHLLAQPATDFVADFVGRDRGYRGLSFRAANDVPLHEIRTAAADEVTALRLDEGEWVLVVDAAGKPLGWVDVTGVEGLRAGRALTDSVSAGGSLFTPAGDLRQALDAAISSPSGIGVAVDDAGAVRGGVLATEVLEQLAGQRAHDDAERNRHFFEEHAR, encoded by the coding sequence TTGTCCGATATCGAGTTCTCCGGTATCAGCAAGACCTATCCGGACGGCACACACGCCGTCGCCGACCTCGACCTGCGCATCGAATCCGGTTCGTTCACCGTGTTCGTCGGCCCTTCCGGCTGCGGGAAGACGACCTCGATGCGGATGATCAACCGCATGATCGTCCCCAGTTCCGGCACGATCAGCATTGCCGGAGAGGACATTTCGACGCTCGATCCGGTACGTCTTCGCCTCGGCATCGGGTATGTCATCCAGAGCGGTGGCCTGCTGCCGCACCGGACGGTCGTCGACAATGTGGCGACCGTGCCCGTGCTGCGCGGCGACTCGCGCCGCGCCGCCCGCGCCGCCGCGCTCGAGGTGCTGGACCGGGTGGGCCTGGACCGGTCGCTGGCCGGTCGCTACCCGGCGCAGCTGTCCGGTGGGCAGCAGCAGCGCGTCGGCGTGGCCCGCGCGCTGGCGGCGGACCCGCCGATTCTGCTGATGGACGAGCCGTTCAGTGCCGTCGACCCGGTGGTGCGCGCCGAGTTGCAGGTCGAAATGCAAAGACTGCAGGCCGAATTGCACAAGACCATCGTGTTCGTCACGCACGACATCGATGAGGCGATCACGCTCGGCGATCGGGTGGCGGTGTTCGGCCGCGGCGGTGTGCTGCAGCAATACGACCCGCCGCGGCATCTGCTCGCCCAGCCCGCCACCGATTTCGTCGCCGACTTCGTCGGCCGCGACCGCGGTTACCGCGGGCTGTCCTTCCGCGCCGCGAACGACGTTCCGCTGCACGAGATCCGGACCGCGGCGGCGGACGAGGTCACCGCACTGCGGCTGGACGAGGGCGAGTGGGTACTGGTGGTCGACGCTGCGGGTAAGCCGCTCGGCTGGGTGGACGTGACCGGTGTCGAGGGTCTGCGCGCCGGGCGCGCTCTCACCGACAGCGTGTCGGCGGGCGGCTCACTGTTCACCCCGGCCGGTGACCTGCGCCAGGCACTGGACGCCGCGATCTCCTCGCCGTCCGGAATCGGCGTGGCAGTGGACGATGCCGGTGCCGTGCGCGGTGGCGTGCTGGCCACCGAGGTGCTCGAACAACTGGCGGGGCAGCGCGCGCACGATGACGCCGAACGCAACCGGCACTTCTTCGAAGAGCACGCACGGTGA
- a CDS encoding ABC transporter substrate-binding protein yields MVLSACGNSDPLAASGDCSGDGLVVGSANFPESETVANVYAEVLRVNGFAVDTKLNIGSREAYIPAVRQCAISVIPEYTGNLLQYLDKNATATSAADIDNALGTALGSGLAIGTPAPGEDSDAVVVTRATAERWNLRTIGDLAAHSAEVKFGAPAEFQERPGGLPGLKKNYNLDIAANNFVPIADGGGPATVRALVEGQVTAANIFTTSPSIAQNNLVVLEDPKHNFPAQNVVPLFNAAKKSDKALAALNAVSAELTTAELIKLNEAVSGTSKTEPKAAAAAWVAAQGLNKPVG; encoded by the coding sequence ATGGTCCTGTCCGCGTGTGGCAATTCCGATCCGCTCGCCGCGAGCGGCGACTGTTCGGGGGACGGGCTGGTCGTGGGTTCGGCGAACTTCCCGGAGTCCGAAACCGTGGCCAATGTGTACGCGGAGGTGTTGCGCGTCAACGGATTCGCCGTCGACACCAAGCTCAACATCGGTAGTCGCGAAGCCTACATCCCGGCGGTACGGCAGTGCGCCATTTCGGTGATTCCCGAGTACACCGGCAACCTGCTGCAGTACCTGGACAAGAACGCCACCGCCACCAGCGCCGCCGACATCGACAACGCGCTCGGCACGGCACTCGGCTCGGGCCTGGCCATCGGCACGCCCGCGCCCGGCGAAGATTCCGACGCCGTCGTGGTCACCCGCGCCACCGCCGAACGCTGGAACCTGCGCACCATCGGCGACTTGGCCGCGCACTCGGCCGAGGTGAAATTCGGCGCGCCCGCCGAATTCCAGGAGCGCCCCGGCGGCCTGCCCGGCCTGAAGAAGAACTACAACCTCGACATCGCCGCGAACAACTTCGTGCCGATCGCCGACGGCGGCGGCCCGGCCACGGTGCGCGCGCTGGTCGAGGGCCAGGTGACCGCGGCCAACATCTTCACCACCTCGCCCTCCATCGCGCAGAACAACCTCGTGGTGCTGGAGGATCCGAAGCACAACTTCCCCGCGCAGAACGTCGTCCCGCTGTTCAACGCGGCGAAGAAGTCGGACAAGGCGCTGGCCGCGCTGAACGCGGTGTCGGCCGAACTCACCACCGCGGAACTGATCAAACTGAACGAGGCCGTCTCCGGCACGAGCAAGACCGAGCCGAAGGCCGCCGCCGCGGCCTGGGTCGCCGCTCAGGGGCTGAACAAGCCGGTCGGCTAG
- a CDS encoding ABC transporter substrate-binding protein, translated as MVLAASQRVLARFLVLASVALVVSCGNDQPGPSITVGAGDSAESVVLAEIYAGALARTGVRTAVAPRLGGRADYLAALDADRVHVVGEHSGALLAHLDEHATARPPKRVADALSAALPEGLVISDIADGADLRPRVVLTTEAAARDKLRSVGDLASRCRELTVGVASMPGVLPRPATLNRVTGCAFASTVAFADPAALRKALLDGQIQAGLLTGPPELAPGATDGLTVLSDDDYAVPAENVLPLFRKGLLDERQIKKLNYVAGELTTDELAAMIRRVREDGVAPGDVARGWLDEHAL; from the coding sequence ATGGTGTTGGCCGCGTCACAGCGGGTACTGGCCCGATTCCTGGTCCTCGCGTCGGTCGCACTGGTCGTATCCTGCGGGAACGACCAGCCGGGGCCCTCGATCACCGTCGGGGCGGGCGATTCGGCGGAGTCGGTGGTGCTCGCCGAAATTTATGCGGGCGCGCTGGCGCGGACCGGTGTACGGACGGCGGTCGCGCCGCGTCTGGGCGGTCGAGCGGACTACCTTGCCGCCCTCGACGCCGATCGGGTCCACGTGGTCGGCGAGCACAGCGGCGCGCTGCTGGCCCATCTCGACGAACACGCGACCGCTCGCCCGCCGAAAAGGGTGGCCGACGCGTTGAGCGCCGCGCTGCCCGAAGGGCTGGTGATCTCCGACATCGCCGACGGCGCCGATCTACGGCCGCGGGTGGTGCTCACCACGGAGGCGGCGGCGCGCGACAAACTACGGTCCGTCGGCGATCTCGCCTCCCGTTGCCGTGAGCTGACCGTAGGTGTGGCGTCGATGCCGGGCGTGCTGCCGCGTCCGGCCACGCTCAATCGCGTCACCGGGTGCGCGTTCGCGTCCACTGTGGCATTCGCCGATCCGGCCGCGCTGCGAAAAGCATTGCTGGACGGGCAGATCCAAGCCGGTCTGCTGACCGGTCCGCCCGAGCTCGCTCCGGGCGCGACCGATGGGCTGACCGTGCTGTCCGACGACGACTACGCCGTGCCCGCCGAGAACGTGCTGCCGTTGTTTCGCAAAGGGCTGCTCGACGAGCGGCAGATCAAGAAACTGAACTATGTCGCGGGTGAGCTGACGACCGACGAACTGGCCGCCATGATCCGGCGAGTCCGGGAGGACGGCGTCGCGCCGGGCGACGTGGCCCGCGGCTGGTTGGACGAGCACGCTCTCTAG
- a CDS encoding PadR family transcriptional regulator yields the protein MGQAPVTPLAIAVLALLEERPMHPYEMYQTLISRREDKLVKVRPGSLYHTVSRLADQELVRAEGVDRAGNRPERTTYRITTRGRDALRNRIAEIVRQPIPEYPVFPVALGELHNLPKPEVLALLRERIGELEIELADSDMLITWAEQRAVPRRYWIALPFTRAMLAAEAAWVKEFVAELDSGALEWEDFDPETGARSEPSGARPAVASTARPPAPDGAVANSVTSFSDDPS from the coding sequence ATGGGCCAAGCACCGGTGACGCCGTTGGCGATCGCTGTGCTCGCGCTGCTCGAGGAACGACCCATGCATCCGTACGAGATGTATCAGACGCTGATCTCCCGGCGGGAGGACAAGCTGGTAAAAGTGCGGCCAGGATCGCTGTACCACACGGTGTCCCGGCTGGCCGACCAGGAATTGGTCCGTGCGGAGGGCGTCGACCGGGCGGGTAACCGGCCAGAGCGCACCACCTACCGGATCACCACGCGTGGCAGGGACGCGCTGCGCAACCGTATCGCCGAGATCGTGCGGCAACCCATCCCCGAGTATCCGGTCTTCCCTGTGGCGCTGGGGGAGCTGCACAATCTGCCCAAGCCAGAGGTGCTCGCGCTGCTGCGCGAACGGATCGGTGAGCTGGAAATCGAACTGGCCGACTCCGACATGTTGATCACGTGGGCCGAGCAGCGGGCCGTCCCGCGTCGCTACTGGATCGCCCTGCCGTTCACCCGGGCCATGCTCGCCGCCGAAGCCGCCTGGGTCAAGGAGTTCGTCGCCGAATTGGACAGCGGCGCACTCGAATGGGAGGACTTCGACCCCGAGACCGGCGCGCGCTCCGAACCGAGCGGCGCACGTCCGGCCGTCGCCTCCACCGCCCGGCCACCGGCGCCGGACGGTGCCGTGGCGAACTCCGTCACGAGTTTTTCGGATGATCCGAGTTAG
- a CDS encoding DHA2 family efflux MFS transporter permease subunit, which produces MSTQRNPWPALVALVVGFFMILLDMTIVAVANPAIMTDLHADISQVIWVTSAYLLTYAVPLLVTGRLGDRFGPKNIYLIGLAVFTVASLWCGVSGSVGMLIAARAAQGVGAALMTPQTMAVITRTFPPDRRGAAMGLWGGVAGLATLVGPILGGVLVDGLGWEWIFIVNVPVGVVAFALAVWLVPALPTHEHKFDIPGMLLSGVGMFLLIFGIQEGNSYDWSPRIWLMIGAGLLVLAVFVVNQARNTGEPLLPLGLFRDRNFALSNIAIAAMGAAVTSLMVPVYFYLQAVREMSPTKSALVFAPMAIVTGVAAPLVGKFADQLHPRAVPTVGFGLFAVSVFWFSAMMEPDSSLVWYLVAAGLAGFANACIWAPLAATATHNLPVQQAGAGAGVYNTTRQVGSVLGSAAISALIAARMTANDLGGGGQVSEGGAGQGPIPDFVKDAFSTALGQSTLLPAGVLLIGAIASALFIRHGQSAPAGAPSPAEPAKADLSS; this is translated from the coding sequence ATGTCCACCCAACGTAATCCGTGGCCGGCGCTGGTCGCGCTGGTTGTCGGATTCTTCATGATCCTGCTGGACATGACGATCGTCGCGGTCGCCAATCCGGCGATCATGACCGACCTGCACGCCGACATCTCACAGGTGATCTGGGTGACCAGCGCCTACCTGCTCACCTACGCCGTGCCGCTGCTGGTCACCGGCAGGCTGGGTGATCGCTTCGGCCCCAAGAACATCTATCTGATCGGCCTGGCGGTGTTCACCGTGGCGTCGCTGTGGTGCGGCGTGTCCGGCAGCGTCGGCATGCTGATCGCCGCCCGCGCCGCACAGGGTGTCGGCGCCGCGCTGATGACGCCGCAGACCATGGCCGTGATCACCAGGACGTTCCCGCCGGACCGGCGCGGCGCGGCCATGGGGCTGTGGGGCGGCGTCGCGGGCCTGGCCACGCTGGTCGGCCCGATCCTCGGCGGCGTGCTGGTGGACGGACTCGGCTGGGAATGGATCTTCATCGTGAACGTCCCGGTCGGTGTGGTCGCCTTCGCACTGGCCGTCTGGCTGGTGCCCGCGCTGCCGACGCATGAGCACAAATTCGACATTCCCGGCATGCTGCTCAGCGGCGTCGGCATGTTCCTGCTGATATTCGGCATCCAGGAAGGCAACAGCTACGACTGGTCGCCGCGCATCTGGCTGATGATCGGCGCGGGCCTGCTGGTGCTCGCGGTGTTCGTGGTCAATCAGGCCCGCAACACCGGTGAGCCGTTGTTGCCGCTGGGTCTGTTCCGCGATCGCAACTTCGCGCTGTCAAATATCGCCATCGCCGCGATGGGCGCGGCGGTGACCTCGCTGATGGTGCCGGTGTACTTCTATCTGCAAGCCGTGCGGGAGATGTCGCCGACCAAGTCCGCGCTGGTCTTCGCGCCCATGGCGATCGTGACCGGCGTCGCGGCCCCGCTGGTCGGCAAATTCGCCGACCAGCTGCACCCGAGGGCGGTACCCACGGTCGGCTTCGGCCTGTTCGCGGTCTCGGTGTTCTGGTTCTCGGCGATGATGGAGCCGGACTCGTCGCTGGTCTGGTACCTCGTCGCCGCAGGATTGGCCGGATTCGCCAACGCCTGTATCTGGGCGCCGCTGGCAGCGACCGCCACACACAACTTGCCGGTGCAGCAGGCCGGTGCGGGCGCGGGTGTCTACAACACCACCCGCCAGGTGGGTTCGGTGCTCGGCAGTGCGGCGATCAGCGCTCTGATCGCGGCGAGAATGACAGCGAACGACCTCGGCGGCGGCGGTCAGGTCTCCGAAGGAGGCGCGGGCCAAGGCCCGATCCCGGACTTCGTGAAGGACGCCTTCAGCACCGCCCTCGGCCAGTCCACCCTGCTCCCCGCAGGCGTCCTGCTGATCGGTGCCATCGCCTCGGCACTGTTCATCCGCCACGGCCAATCCGCTCCCGCTGGCGCACCGTCCCCGGCGGAACCGGCCAAGGCCGATCTCAGCAGCTGA